In the Strix uralensis isolate ZFMK-TIS-50842 chromosome 25, bStrUra1, whole genome shotgun sequence genome, TTTTAAGAGCATACAAGACTTACCACTCATGTATTTaatagccccagatttgcagtCACCGAGCAACACTTACAGTAAGTGAAGGGCATTTAACAATATAGACAAGTCTTACACAAATGTGCTCACTaaatcttctgggtttttttatgcaaATAGAATGCAACTAACCTGGCTTGCCATTTCCAGTGACAAGAGTCTTTTCACTACATCGTCAACACTGCAAGGAGATTGCAGATTAGTTTATAAGCCAGAAATGAAGGATATTTAACAACAGAaatgaggttaggttttcagaaCACATTAACTTTTCTCAACTTTAATCTACTCTACAGATTTACAGCAACTCTCCTCCCCTCCCAAATCTCTCAGCCATAAACCGTTTCTTGCATTCCTAAGAAAAATCATGGCTGAGATCACAGAAACATCGAGTAGTTTTGCTGCTGTGGGAAGCGCAGCTATTTCAAATGATGATGATGAAGTCCTATCAATTCCAAAAACGTTACGTGCAAACTGGGTGCCAAAGATTAACCCCCAAGGAAGTACACAAGGacagaataattaattttaagaCCTGATCCTTCAAAGAGCTGTGAAAGTCTCAGTTACACCACTGGGGGCTCTCCACGCACCACACATGAGCAGTTCTGGCATCAAAGCACAAAACCGCTAAGCTCCAGGTCCGAATTTCAGACGCAGCGATTCATTTTGAGTTGTTTACCTACACACTCTATCACCTGAATTCAAGACAGGCATAGATGATTTCTAGTATttcaagattatttctttttcctatggACTACGAAGTCCACAGAAGATGTGGGCAATCAGCACTTAATCTcacattaaataaacaaaaaccttACCGAACCCTAATCAGTGACTGCTTGTGCAAATTTGACTTTCAAAACAGCTTTGCAATTTTTGTGCTAAATTGCACATCAGTGACCACAAAGCATGAATTCATTACTGCACAGGTGACAGCTTCCATGTATTGTGGTTGTGTGCATAAGAAATCTCTGAAGAGAACAGTCACTCCCTTTCCCTGTATCATACCTATTTATTATTGGGACATTGGCATAATCTTTCTTCAGCATTGTGGGAGGAAGATCATCCAAATGGCTGGGGATGTCTACAAAGAGAAGATTAACATTTGAGGAAGAGCAGTACAAAGTCAGAGCTCTGAACATGCTTGCAAACTAGATCAGAGGAAACAAGTTGCAAAGAAAATAGACTGTATGCTCCAAATAAGAAGGAAGAATTTAAGAAATCAAGTTGAGATGGCAGCAATTGAGTGCATAAAATTGGGCCCAGTCTCTGGCCTTCAGCGCTGGATTCACAACATGATGTAAAGAGATAGTGATCTCTTACTAATGACAGTTGctcatttcatagaatcacagactggtttgggttgggagggaccttaatgcccatccagtcccaccccctgcccttggaggggccaccttccactagcccaggttgcccaaagccccatccaacccggccttgaacccttccagggagggggcagccacagcttctctgggcaacctgtgccagggcctccccaccctcacagggaagaatttcttccacgggtggctttctgggctgccagcgcctgttgctggctcacaggcaattttccacccaccaacacccccaagtccttctcctgggggctgctctcattccctcctcacccagcctgggtttgtgcctgggattgcctcAACTGCTGAATTTTTTGAGTGACTTTTGAGCTTGTAAGGAATTATTGCTAGATGCACAGAACCACAAAACGGTTGTCAAAGGGACCTTATGAAGTTTCAGTGCAATCTCCCCTTTAAAGTGGGATTGTCATCATTTGTCTATCAAGCCCTGAAAACCTCTGAGGACAGATATTCCACAGCCCCTCTGTGAAGCGCGTTCCCACGCTGCACTGCCTTCCCAGtgaatcctttttccttttgtgtccagCTGGAACATCTCCAAGCTGCTATTTGGGACCACTGCCCCTCATTATATCACTGGCACTaccaagaagagtctggctccctcaACCTTGTAATTACCCATCAAGAAGCTGCAGCATTGCAGAATCCTGAGAAGggattatattttctctctcttctcatgACGAGCTCTGCATCTTTAAAGTGAAAACCACTAATTTCTCCAACTACCCTCTCTTCCTGCAGCATTAGGGTAACAACTCTGGTAATGCCAACAATAAAACATTCTGCCACATGGTCCCATTAATCCTGACATACCTTTCCTCCTTCTCACAGGTCTGGCGTACCATCTGGCTGCCTGAATAAAGGGACTGCAAACTtgatggaagaaaagaaagatttatcAGACTTGTGTGCACTTTTTTAGCTAGGTACACATTAAATACTGCTCAGTCTGTACTAGAAAACTGGTCAGAGTACTTAGACTCCAAGGTGATCAGTGGCCAGCCAGGTCTGCTGTCCCAAAGGACTGTGGAACAGCTCAGTGTGGTTCTCACACAGGTGCTAAAACAAATGGGCTAAGTTGTGCAGCTTCAGGGGGATTTGAACCCAAATGATGAGAACAGAGCAGCAGGAAGAGATTACAGACACCAAGCAGAACAGAAGGCCTCCCCAGCTGAACTGTGTTCATTTAGGGAGTTTAAACTGATGAACTAATTCAAGTAATTTCACATGCGAGTTAGATGGGCTGCTCTGGGCTACCCCAGTGGCAGAGCACAGAGGCAGCAAGACCTAGAGAcaacccgtgaccagcacagcTCGTTACTGATGAGAATATTCATCACCAGCCTGAATACAGCCGTTCTTTGACTCTTCAAGAACAAACTCTTCCAACTGCTCTTTCAAGGCCCCTGCTACTGGAATCAACACCTGCTTCAGATTATTCCCCTGTGCATCAAACACGTTTTCAAGTACAGACTTTGCCAGTCCACATAGCTGCCCGCAGATGGACCTGGCCGAGCACACGAGCTCAGCTCCGGATCCGTGGGGCAGCAGAGCCGTGCACAGGCTGTGGGTGCGGGTGGCGAGCGCAGGGCTCGCGCTGTCCCACATGGTAACAGCTTGTGCCGAGGCCACGCCGGGGCTCTCGCCTGTGCCTTGGCCCAGCTCACAGCAGCTTCGCCTGAAACCTTTGGCCTCGGAGCcgcctgagctgctccagcaggtcccCACCGTGCGCAAGGCAGGGTcggggggcagcccccagccccaccgtgCCCGCCCAGCCCTCGTCCCGGCTCCCTGCCCGGGGCCAGCTGGTCCTCACTCCTGCTCGccatccctgccctcccctggtGTCTTGAGAGGGGCCCCGGCGTCCCGCCCGCGCTCTGCCTCCCCAGCAACACCCCAGGGTCACCCAGTCCCCTGTCCCCTCTCAGCGCCGCCTCAGGCTCCTTCTCCCCCGCCTCAGGCCGACCCCGAGGCCACCCCGTCCTCAGCTCccaccccggccccccgcccggccgcctcTTCCTTCGCCGGGCCCCGCTTCCCCTTCCACCCTCCCTCCCCGCGGCCTCTCTTAGCGCGGCCCGAACTCCCCGCGCCCCTCACCGGCCCCGTCACCGCCGCGGGCGCTCCCCAGGAcagcggccccgccgcgggccggcCCCGCCAGGCAGCGGCCCAGCGCCGCCCTCAGCGCCAACATAGCGCTGCCCTCACGGCCCCGCCGCCATGGGCGCCGCCATTTTGCCCGAGCGTGTCGAGCGCCGAGCGCATCGAGCGTGTCGAGCGCCGAGCGCGTCGAGCGCCCGGTCCCGGCGGAGGGTCCGCGCCTCGCCGGCACCCCGGGCTGCTCCCGCCGCACAGACATCCCAGGCCGCTCTCAGCGCGTCCCCCTTTATTGcgggaaggaagaggaggggcGGGAGGGGACGCACGCAGCACCGGCGGAGGGAGCCGGGCCCCCGTCGGGCAGCCCCAGGCCTAGGCCCGGCCCGGGCCTCCCGTAGGCCGCGGGCGAGCCCCGGGGCTGGGTCCGTTAGCGCTGCCCGGCTCTAAAACACCCGGCAGTCGTGGAGCTCCTCGGCCCCGCTGATGCGGAGGCCCTGCAGCAGGGGGAAGGTGGCGGGCAGGTCCTCGGGGCAGCCCTCGTCCCCCAGGCAGCCGTGGGGGTCGGCCCCGTGGAACCAGAGGTTCTCGTAGGccttggggctggggctggggtcgAGCAGCAGGGGCTGCGTGGAGCTGGAGCGCAGGTAGAGCCGCGGCCGGACGTGCTGCTGGCCCTTGTACCCGTCGCCCACCACCCGCGCGTACTGCACGGTCTCCCCGCTCCCTCCAGGGCCCTGGCGCGTCTTGGCTGCGGCCCAGCCACGGTCCGGCGTGCCGGGGCCCTCCTGCTGCACGTAGGGCTGGGCGAGGGCAGGGAGGCTGCCGGTGGGCTCGGTGGCGGGCTCCTTGCCCCGGGTGGGCGGCTGCTTGCCCGCCGCCCTTTCGAGCACTGTGACGGTGGAAATGGTGGCCAGGCCGGGCTCCCTCACGCCGGGGACCTGCAGAGGCTCCTGGAGGAACAGCATGTGGTCACGGCCTCTTTGCAGGATGTGGGGCTCGCTCTGCCCCCCCTGCCCAGCGCCACACGAGGGATGTGCCATGCCCTCCGTGTGGAGCGATGCCcgggtggggagcgggggggtcgGGGGGAGCAGCTGTCTGGGTCTCACCTGCTGGAGCTCTGCCGGGACCCACTTGCCCAGGCTGCTGTTGGCGGGGTCGGGGACGCTGGGCCAGAACTGCTGCTTCACCCTGACAGCCACAGGACGAGGGGACTCAGTGAGGGGCCTGAAACCAGCGGCCTGGGGGCTGGCCTGGCTCCCGCCGAGCTCATGGCGGGATGCCACcgctccccgtgtccccccctggGGCTGTTGCCACACCACTGCAGCCGCTGGGGACAGGTTCTCCCagggcggcccggcccggtgcgGGGCTGGTCCAGCCCGCGGCAGCTCTTGGTACTCACCGGCCGTTCTTCTGGAAGCAGATGAGCAGAAGTATGAGCAAGACAAAGGTCAGCCCCAGGGTCAGGAAGAGGAACTGGATTTCAATGTCATCTGGGAAGTGGGCAGGGGGAGATGGTCACGGGGGGAACCACGGTGGGGCACCTCCAGCCGCGCTGTGCCGTGAGGACGAGGCGGGACTCGGGGTCTGGTGGGTCCCCTCCCATCTCTTCACCCCCCCTCACCGAGCACCGTGGTCACCAGGGTCAGGCTGGTGCCGTTGGTGCCGCCGGCGGCCGTGGACGCCATGATGTGCACTTTGTACAGGGTCGACGGCTTCAGCTCCCGGATGACAAAGGAGCTGAGAGAGGGATTCACAGCGGCGCCTGGGGAAACGTGGCAGGTgtcagcacagcagctgccccTCACCTGCACGGCCCCTTGGCTTTCCACCCCGACCCTCTCTGATGGGGGCACAGACTCTGCGGATGTCCCCACCCAGCACCGAGGCGGGGTGGCGGGCAGGGCTGGCGGTGATGCGGGCAGGACTCACTGGACACTTCTGCGGTGCTGTTGGCCCAGAAGATGGTGTAGCTGGTGATAAAACCGTTCTGCATCTCCACTGGCACCGGGTCCCAGCACAGCTCGGCGTCAGACTTGCTGATGCTCTTCAGGTGGAGCTTTGGGGCGTAGGATGGTGCTGAAACGGAGCAGGACATGCTGTGCAGAACCGCTGCCTTGGGGTGCAGGGGATGCAGAGTCCCACTGCCGAGGTGTGGGTGTCAGGCCCTGCCCCACGCTGTACCCCTGTGGGGCTCAGTCCGGCTGAGAGCCCCTCCAGACATCAGCCAAGGTCCAGCCCAGTGGGCCGAGCTCTTCTGCACAGTCCCTGAGTTAGGGGTAGGTGGGGGAAAGGCTGTCTCCCCACTTTGAAAGGCTTGGTGTTGTGGGGTGACCCCCCCCGGGGCCCTGAGGGCAGCGGCTGGCAGCACACGTACCCTTCTGCTTAGAGTAGGCTGCGGTGTGGGCGGGCGCCCCAGTGGTGTCCTTGTAGAGGGGGTACACTGAGATGTTGTACCGCTGGAAAGGCTCAATGCCATCTGCAACAGAGAGCagaggggggggccgggggttCGGGACTCTGGCTGCCCCACACCTGCCCCACGGCGCCAGCCCTGCCCTGTGCCGTACCCCgggagcgggtccagaggaaggagggggagtGTGGAGCGGGCTCAGGGCAGGGTTTGGAGCTGGGGCAGTCAGGAGGGGTGCCAGCCCCCCGGTACGCCTCCCCGCAGAGCCGGCCAGGAGGGCAGGGACCCCCCGGCCGCCCCTGGCTTACCCCGTATGAGGGCTGCGGTGGCAGCCCCGTCATGCTCCATCTGCCAGCAGATGCTGCAGCCTTCGGGCTCCGAGGGCACCCGCTGCCACTCCAGCACGTAGGCGACCGGGGGGACCGGCGGGGCCTCCCAGCGCACCCAGAGGCTGCGCTCACCCCCGGGCACGGCCCGGagccctgccaggggctgccctgcGTGGGGACATCCAGCTGGGATGACAGGAACGGGAGCAGCCCTGCCGCATCGCCCTCCTGTGCCGCCCAGGCCCTGGCTGCGCACCAGCCCGGGAGCCCCCAGTCGCACACGCAGGGGGGTGTCTCCCCCGTGGCGGGGCGAGGGAGCGGCACCCACTTTGGGAGCTGCCGGAGGGGcagagccccggggggggcacaCGGAGGTTTTGGACAGTGGGAGGTTTGTGCTGCCCTCACCTTTCCTCTCCAGGAGGACGACCTCGGTCGCTGCCGACTCGCCAGCGGCATTGTAGGCTGAGAGATAGACCCTCCTGGTCCCCGCCGGCGCGGAGAAGTTGCACTGGGTGTGGGTGGTATTGCAGAcggtgggggggtccctgcccctcctcctggGGCTCAGGGTGACACGGTACCCCAGAACTTGCCCATTCGCCTCCTGCCGCCGTGGGGCCTGGGCATAGGCAGGGGGTGTGGGAGTGCTCGGTCCCTGCGGGGATGCTCAGTTCCCCGGGCGATGTCCTGGCAGCCCCCACACCCCCGCCACCCACCCGTGCTCACCTTCCAGCGCAGCTGCACCTCCCGCAGCCTGCCTGCCCCGGCCGGCCGAGCGCTCCACCACGCGTCCAGCTTCCCCGTGGGGGCTGCGACAGGAGGAGGGCGGGCAGGGAGCTGAGAGGGGCGAGCGTGGCCGTGCCACCGCGGCTGTGCCGcctggcagggcagaggggaacccccccgccccgggtgaCTCCGCGCCCACCTTTCTCATGGGTGGTGTAGTTCCTGCCCGGGCTCCACTCGCTCCAGTAGCCCTGTGCCAAGCTCCGTCGGCACCGCATCTGGAAGTGGTACCGCGTGCCAAAGAGGAAGCCGCAGTGCTGCGTGGTGCCAGCCTGGCCGACGATGTCAGTGACCTGGTGGCAGCCGGAGGGAGGGCTGTGCTGGCTCCTGCCTCGAGCAGGGGCCGGCCCCAATGCGGGTGCTGCGCAGGGCGTGTGAGGGGGCACCTTGCTGTCCCCCTCCGATGCAGGGACCCGCCGGTCCCGCTGCAGGAAACCGGGCAGAGCTCGGAGCGGAGGGTGCCGCCTCCTGCTCACTCACCAGTGCCCAGGCCGAGTCCTCGGGTGTCCGGTAGCGCAGCTCGCACTGCAGCTCCATGTGCGCGTTGCTGGGGGCCACCTCCCAGGCCAGGGCGATGCAGTCGGTCTGGAAGGGGATGGACTGGATGCTCCGCAGGGCCGGGGGGTCCAGCTtggctggaggaggagcagggagagagctGAAGAGGTGCCGTGGAGGGCGGTGCATGGGACCACGGCCTCGCATTGTTAATACCACGAGCTGCAGCCGGGGTGCTGGCCTGCCCGAGGTGAGGGATGGGGAGAGATTGCcccaaaatatttaagagaaCAGCTCGTGGCAGGGGATGGGAGCTGGTGTGTGCCCCTGCCCGGGATGCTGCTCGGCAGCCTGGGTTCCAGGCGGGGTTAGCACCTACACAGAAAGAACAGACCCCGCATGACCCGGGGTCTGGGACATGGCCAGGAAAGCCCCACATTTGGGTCTGCCTGGGGGTGAGAGCCCGGCCCAGCCGTGGGAGGGCTGAGCTGGTTCTTGGGCAGCCTTCCCCTGGGCCCAGGGCAGAGAGGACGAGACGCACCATCTGGGAAGGTTCCTTTTATGAATAGTTTATAGGAGCTGGATATATTATTAATAGACCTCCTGAATAAATGGGTAATCAATTGCTGGAGAGAGTTGTAGAGTGCAGCAGGTCAACTGACGGCTCATAACCCGCCAGCACGCGCTGCTCAGTCTGTAATGCTTTGGCACCTATTCATCCCGGCGAGCCATTTATCACGGGGACCTGCCCATAAGATATGACCTAAAAAGCTCGATGTGCTTTACTGGTGCTCTAATACCCCTCTCTCACCGCTGATGAGCCTCCCTGGGCCCCCCGCAGCGGCTCGGGCTGTCACTCACCCACATCCATGGGGTCGATGCAGAGATGCTCCGACTCGGCCGTGCCCAGGGCGTTGGTGGTGGACACCCAGATCTCCATTTGCCGGTAGAGCTGGAGCAGCCGGCGTGGCACCGTGCAGCGGCTGTGGCCACCTTGCGGGGTGCAGCCTGTCACCgcctgggctctgctcctgcagcagtgaGAGGGGTGGGCTCGGGGGTCCCTCCGTCAGAGGATGAGGTTTGCCATGTGGTTTGGCGAGGGGTGAGGGCCAGGAGAGGTGGCCCAGAGCCCGGACACCCGGGTGCATGTCACCCCCCAGGTTTTACCCGGCACATTTCAGCGCGATGCTGGTGGGGAGGTGGCTGTCAGCTCCCGGATCCCACTGGCACGTCAGCCCGTAGTCGCTGAGGTTCAGGACGCAGCTGAGGTTGAAGGGCTTTGCAGGCGGGTCTGGGAGAGAGCGTCCAGGAAGAGCCTGAGCGAAGCACCCATCCTGGCTGcggaggagctgcagccccccccatgTCCGGCTGCTGCCCCGCCGCTGCTCCCCAAAgctcccctgccccacagcctgcCCACGGTGCACCGGCATGCTAGGACGtggctgggcacagccctgaaACAGCCTCCGCCAGCCATCGGCCCCGGCTGCTGCTCCCACCCCGGCGGCTTTGCCCGGCTTGCCCAGGGCAGACACGTCTCGGGGAGGAGAGGTGTGAACCCCGGTGCCAGGCTGTGCCTCTGTGAAGTGCCCGTGTGCGCAGGCGGGTGACCTGCGGCGGCAGCAGACTTACAGCCTGCCCTGATCTCGGCCATGCCAACGCGCTGCCTGGTCCCGTTCCACTCCACCCAGCACCACAGCTTGGCCTGCGTGCGGTTGAACTGGGGCAGGGTGAGGTTGGACACCTCCGTGCCCCCCGGGCCCCGGTGCTGACTCCCAGCCACGGGCTCATTGTCCAGCATCCAGGTGATCTGAACCTTCCCCTGCTCCAAGCCGTGACAGAACTTGCTCTGGATGGTGCAGGACGCCGCAACGGCCGAGCCCAGGGGCACAACGGGTGAGCCCACGACCACCGAGGCACAGCCCAGGGTCCCTGCAGGCAGGAAAAACACGTCACATCCAGGGCACAGCCACGACGAAGCCGTCTCGGCTCCTCGGCACCCAGGCAGGACAGAGGGACAAGCTCCTCTTCCCTTAGACGGGccccccagctgctggggaggaagaGCCGGGCGTTGGGCAAGGCTGCTGGCACACGCCAGGCCCCATCCTGCCAGCGCCCGCCGTGCTGCCGGCACTCCTGCCCGCCGCGTGCTGCGGCCCCGGCTGGGACGGGCACTGGGTGCAGGGAGGCGGTGCGGGACACGCGGCTGCGGGATGGGACAGGCCCCACTCACCCCCtgggtggaggagcaggagcagggagagccaCAGCAGGAAGGGTGTCCCGGCACCGCGCCTGGCCATGGTCTGCTCTGTGGCTTTGGCATCACCTGGAATGGAATGGAGAGAGCAGCTCGTCCTGGCGGGTCGGGAAGGGGCTGGACGAGCCATCCTGCCACCGTCACCGACGTTTCCTGGAGCAAAATGTCCTTTTGCCGTCAGAGGTGGCCTCTCCCCCGCAGCCTTTCAGCAGCGATGACACCTCCGCCCCCGGGCACTGCCGCAGGCGCTGGTGTGGAAAAGCTCAGAGGCGAGGCGTTCTGGGGGGGCCCCGGCACAGCCTGTCACCAGCTCTTGTCCCCTGCGCACCCCGGTCCTGGGGCGCGACGCCCCGTGCCTGGCCGCAGGCGCGGGCTGATTTTATCTCAGGTATCTTCAGCCTCTGCTGGGCAGAGATTTGTGGTTTCAGGGAGGGTTAGCGCTGGGGTTTGGGGTGTCAGAGCTGATGAGCTGAAAGAGGGAAATGAGTGAAGGACGGCAGCGCCGCGGGGCTGGCCAGAGCTGCGGGggcctgcctgcaccccccaccctgtgctgcctcctccagctgcacccctccGCCTGCTGCTGGGAATGGCCCtggctgcctctgccctgcccgGCCGACGGCTCATCCTCTGCCCCGCGTTGGTCCCGGCCGTGGCCTCGGGAGTGCCGGGCGCTTGCCCCAGGTGGGGCTGGCCATGCTGCCCCGGCTCTGGGTACCCGCAGCTCCTCTCCCCCCCAAGCCGATGTCCAGGGGCAGACGAGGGACTTGAGTGTGGGAAACGGGGGAGCAGCCCCCGCTGAGCACACACAGCCACAGACAAGGTGCTCAGCCAGACCCGAGCACCACGCAGCCCGTCCCTACCTCgcctccatctccaccactcctCCACGCCTGGTGTCTCCAGCTGCCGCTCACCGCCCGCTCCGAGCACCAGCCTCCGGCTCCCAGCGGCTCGCCGTGCTCAGCCCGTTTGCTAACATGCTGCTTTCACCGTTAGTTCCTCAAAACCAGTGCCGTTAATTGCTGTGACTCTCTGAAGAAGGTGATTACAAAACACTTCCCTGCAGGCTGCGACCGCCTCGCTCGCCGCAGGAAGGAAAGCCCAGCAGCACGCACACATCCAGCGGCGGGGAGCAGCACCCggcccccccaccctgcccactCCAGCAGCCGGgatgtggcacagccagtgcctCGCTGCGACTCCCCTGGGGCcacggggctgggctgggggacgAGGGGCTCAGAGGGCAGGGGGCAAACCCAGTCGTGGCTGCCAGCGCAGGGTGGTGCTGCCTGGGCACAACTCGCAGCCCCCAGCCCGCTCCGCTGTCCTGGCTGGGCACTCACTGCAGGGGACTGGGCTCATCCCCGCATCCTCATCCCGCCGAGCTTCA is a window encoding:
- the CSF3R gene encoding granulocyte colony-stimulating factor receptor → MARRGAGTPFLLWLSLLLLLHPGGTLGCASVVVGSPVVPLGSAVAASCTIQSKFCHGLEQGKVQITWMLDNEPVAGSQHRGPGGTEVSNLTLPQFNRTQAKLWCWVEWNGTRQRVGMAEIRAGYPPAKPFNLSCVLNLSDYGLTCQWDPGADSHLPTSIALKCAGSRAQAVTGCTPQGGHSRCTVPRRLLQLYRQMEIWVSTTNALGTAESEHLCIDPMDVAKLDPPALRSIQSIPFQTDCIALAWEVAPSNAHMELQCELRYRTPEDSAWALVTDIVGQAGTTQHCGFLFGTRYHFQMRCRRSLAQGYWSEWSPGRNYTTHEKAPTGKLDAWWSARPAGAGRLREVQLRWKAPRRQEANGQVLGYRVTLSPRRRGRDPPTVCNTTHTQCNFSAPAGTRRVYLSAYNAAGESAATEVVLLERKGQPLAGLRAVPGGERSLWVRWEAPPVPPVAYVLEWQRVPSEPEGCSICWQMEHDGAATAALIRDGIEPFQRYNISVYPLYKDTTGAPAHTAAYSKQKAPSYAPKLHLKSISKSDAELCWDPVPVEMQNGFITSYTIFWANSTAEVSSAAVNPSLSSFVIRELKPSTLYKVHIMASTAAGGTNGTSLTLVTTVLDDIEIQFLFLTLGLTFVLLILLLICFQKNGRVKQQFWPSVPDPANSSLGKWVPAELQQEPLQVPGVREPGLATISTVTVLERAAGKQPPTRGKEPATEPTGSLPALAQPYVQQEGPGTPDRGWAAAKTRQGPGGSGETVQYARVVGDGYKGQQHVRPRLYLRSSSTQPLLLDPSPSPKAYENLWFHGADPHGCLGDEGCPEDLPATFPLLQGLRISGAEELHDCRVF